A genome region from Arachis duranensis cultivar V14167 chromosome 8, aradu.V14167.gnm2.J7QH, whole genome shotgun sequence includes the following:
- the LOC107461462 gene encoding uncharacterized protein LOC107461462 — translation MGRGRGKGKKLNVTNHEDAGSGEDEKLPTQKRRGRPQKPLKDEFDDEEVEKVEDDNVNVNNVVSGKEMKSSIVVENGRKRKRNTQVKEKLDSIEEENGVGNQLNTDGLEKSNGFRHNGSRRKSTPRRAAEAGVQCK, via the coding sequence ATGGGTAGAGGTAGAGGAAAGGGTAAAAAGCTAAATGTTACTAATCATGAAGATGCTGGAAGTGGTGAGGATGAAAAGCTTCCCACACAAAAGAGAAGAGGAAGGCCACAAAAACCTCTTaaagatgaatttgatgatgaagaagttgaaaaAGTAGAGGATGACAATGTCAATGTCAACAATGTAGTTAGTGGCAAAGAGATGAAAAGTTCCATTGTAGTGGAGAATGGAAGGAAAAGGAAACGAAACACACAagtgaaagagaaattagacTCTATTGAGGAAGAAAATGGTGTTGGAAATCAATTGAACACGGATGGATTGGAAAAGTCCAATGGATTTCGGCACAATGGAAGCCGGCGTAAGAGCACTCCTCGTCGGGCTGCTGAAGCAGGTGTGCAGTGCAAGTAA